The region TCGCGGATGTTGCCCGGCCATTTGTAGGCCTGCAAAGTGTCGAGCACGCTCTGGGGGATGGCGCTGATCTGTTTGCCGATCCTTGAATTGAACTGGTTGACGAAATGGTTCACCAGCAGAGGGATGTCTTCCTTGTGTTCCCTGAGAGGCGGGCATTTGATAGGGTATACGTTCAATCTGTAGTAGAGGTCCTCGCGGAAAGCGCCGCGGCTGACCTCCTGTTCCAGGTCGCGGTTGGTGGCCGCGATAATCCTGACATCGACATGGATGGTGTTTGTACTGCCCAGCCGCTCGAATTCACCATCCTGCAGCACACGCAAAAGCTTGGCCTGCAGCTCCAGCGGCAATTCGCCGATTTCGTCCAGGAACAGCGAGCCGCCATCGGCCAGCTCAAACCGTCCTGTTTTGCGCGAGACTGCGCCGGTGAAAGCCCCCTTCTCGTAACCGAACATTTCACTTTCGATCAGGCTGGCCGGGATGGAAGCACAGTTGATTGTCACCAGCGGCTTGTAGGCGCGGGGGCTCAGACGGTGCACGGCCCTGGCGATAAGCTGTTTGCCGGTGCCCGTTTCGCCCAGGATCAGGACCGTGCTGTCGGTGAAGGCCACTTTCTCCACTCTTTCCAGCACCTTGTTCAGCGCCTCGCTGTTGCCGATTATCTCGTTGAAGTTGTGGGTCAGCTTGATCTCTTCCTGCAGGTAGATATTCTCGGCCTGGAGGCGGTCTTTCAGGTTTTTCACCTCGATGTTTTTCTCACGGAGGGCCAGCTCCACTTTCTTGCGTTCGGTTATTTCGGCAAGAAGCTCGGTATTTCTTTTCTGGATCAGGCGTGTCCTGACATTCAGCACGACCCAGCCCAGACCCAGTACCGCGCTCAGCATGAGCGCCCTGAACCAGAGGGCCGACCAGAAGGGCGGCAGAATCTCGAACTGAAGCCGGGCCGTCTCGGCGTTCCAGATACCGTCGCGGTTCCTGGCCCGCAATTCGAATTCATATCTGCCCGGAGGAAGATAGGGGTAGGAGGCAGAATTCAACCTGGTTTCTGTCCACTCTGTATCCAGGCCCTCGAGCTTATAGCTGTAGACGACCTCCTCCGGAGCGGAAAGGCTGATTCCGATATAGTCGATTTTAAGGCTGTTCTGATTGTAGCGTAACCGGAGGCCGTTGGTCAGCGTGGTGTCTTTTTCGGCGATCCTGAAGCGCGTTATGTACAGAGGCGGGGGCAGAGTATCGCGCTTGATCGCCGATGGGTCGAATTTGATCACTCCGTGCAGGGAGTTGAACCAGAAGTTGCCTTTTTTATCTTCGATCGGCTGCACGGCAGCGAAAGAGAACTGGTGGATGCCTGCCGAGGCGAAAAACCCGTCGTTCCTTGCGGTGAAGGTGACAAAAGACTTGCCGTCGAAGCGGTCGAGCCCCAGGGGGACACGGAAAAATAATCCGGCCCCGGTCTCGAAAATATAATAGCAGACATTGCTGGACAGGCCGTTATCCGTGGTGAAATGCGTCAATTTCCCGTCGAGCAGACGGCTTATTCCGCCGCCGCCGGTCCCCGCCCAGAGCGCCCCGTTCCTGTCCCGGTACAGAGTGATTATCTCGTTGCTGCCGGGAGTGCTTCCGAGGGAATAGAATTCACTCTCGATCCGGTTGTGGTTCGTGACATATTGGCAATAATCGTCAATCTTCGGATTGACCAGGCCGCTGTCCGTTCCGAACCAGTACCCTCCTCGCCCGTCCGGGGCAATCGCAGTGAATTTCATTCCCTGGTTCAAAAAAGTCCGCTCGAAGTTTTTGGCTACGATCAACCCCTCCTCTGATCCTGAAAGCAAACATCCGCCTGCCGTCTGTTGATTGAAAAACAACAATGGTTTCATGGCGCTCGAGAAGTGGGTCTTATCCGGTTTTTCTTCGAAGTCCCGGCCGTTGAATCTCAATTGATACCCGACTTGCTGAGTGAAATACAGGTTACCTTTGTCATCTTCGGAAGAGACCTCTTCCAGCCAGAGGCTGTCGGTCGTGAAAGCCCTGAGACTATTACCTTCGACTCTGTGAAGCGTTAAACTGGTGTTGAACCAGAGACCGCCCCTGCTGTCTTCGTACACACACGAAACCAGTTTTCCATCCCTGGACAGCAACGTGGTCCAGCGCTCCCCGTCATACTTGACAGCTCCTTTGACGTTTTCGGAAGTGAACCACAGATTTCCCCTCGAATCCGCCAGCATCGGCACCAGGGAATTGCACGGCAGCCCGTCCGCGACGGTGTAGAGGACAAACGCCTCTCCGCTGAACCTGGCCGCACCGTTTCCGTTGGTCCCGATCCAGATGTTTTTTTCGCTGTCCTCGATCAGAGATGTGATCCGGTTGGAGGGCAAGCCTTTGTCCGTGTTGTATGTTTTCCAGGTCCGGCCGTCGTACACACCCAGGCCGCCGTCCGCCGCCAGCCAGATCCGGCCCTGGCTGTCTTCGAGAAGCACCGGGTCCGAGCCGTTGGGTATTCCGTCCTTGACGGTATAGGATTCGAGACTCGCGTTCCGGTAATCCCCGGACATCTTGATCGCGATCGTTCCCTCGATGAACGGATTCACGCCGGCCAGCCAGATATCACCCCTTTTGTCTTCTATAATGGAATTGATGTGGGAATCGTAGAAGGGGCCGAACGACTTGATATTTGTCCATTCTTTCCCGTCGAATACACATATTCCTTTCCTCTGAAGTCCGACCCAGATATTGCCCCTGGAGTCTTCGATGACGGTCCGCGTTCTGTTCTCACCCAGCACCGAGTCGGAAAAGACTGTCCAGTTGGTTCCATCGAACCGGACCACCCCGTTGCCGAAGGTGGCGAACCACATGTTGCCGTGGGAATCCTCCATGATCGACCAGGTTGTCACGAAAGGTGGAAAGTGATCTTTGTAGTAGCGCCAGTTCACTCCGTCGAACCTGCCGATCCCTTTGCCCGGGAAACTGAGCCAGAAATCACCCTTGGAATCCTGGTGTATTCTGAAGACATTGTTCGACGGCAGTCCGTCCCGTGTGGAAAAAGTCGTAAACGATTTACCGTCGAATTTGATTAAACCGTTAGTCGTGGCGAACCAGAGATAACCGAGGCGGTCCTGGAGGATGCTGTTGATTTGGGTGGAGCCCAGTCCCTCTTCCACATCGTAATTGCGGAAAAAGTATCTCTCGGCCCGGGCCTCTTGCCGGGAAAGCGGCAGCAAAACGGCTGCGGAGAAGATGATTGGCAGGAGGATTCTTTTCATGTTCGGATCTTCCTGGCGCGAGATTCATGCAAAACAGGCAAACCGGTGAAGAATAATATTACCAGGATCGGCAGTGGAACACAACAAAAATCAGTTCATCGCTGTCATCATAAGATTGAAAGCAGTTGATTGACCGGGAGGCAGCAAAGACCACGAGACTGTTCCTTTATCTTGAATCGATTTTACATCGATTTTGCGCCTTTGACAAGATTAGTTTTTTTAAAGGAGTATTAATATCTCGTCGGAGGAGGGGCAAATCGTAATTTAAATGACCGGCGGTTTCCCTTGGACGGCCTCATGCCCGGCTGCGGGGAATGGATTGCGGCGCTGACGTAAAAAAAGTGGGATATCACCGGGAGGGGATGAAACGAAACAGGCGCCGCGAAATGCCGTCGGTATGACCGATATAGAAACGGTCACTGGACTCGGACCTGAGAATGTAGACATGGAAGGGCATGAGACAAAACAGGTGTCGTGATAACCTTACGGCGCCTGCCTCTGTCAGGGAATTCTGCCTGAACCCGATTGTCCCCGACTGGAGGGTTTCTGAGGCGGAACTGGGTACGCTGTTGAACACCTGATACGTGAGTTACTGCAGTCTTGTATTTTCGAGAACCACAGGCAGGCCATCCGTTCGATTCTTTGGTTTCAACGGGCGCGCGCTGGCTGAAAGGCCGGGACTTTACATTTTCCGGCCGCTTTTGTAAGTGAGGCATCCTGAGTGGCGAGAGGTAGATCGAGCCTCATGGTGAGGTCCAGATAGGAAGCGTCATATGTGGAAAGCCCATGTTCACGGGCGAGCGAGACGATCTCATTGAGCATCCGCTCGGGTGTTTCCTGCTCCACTGTAATGGGCAAACCGCTCAGGAGGGAGAGAAATCGGACAACCGAAGCCCGGCTGAGACGTCCTTTCCTTTCGGCGACAAGAAGGACATTGCCCACCTCGAGAGGCCAGATGGCGGGCACAAAAGCCTCTCCTGATTCCAGGCTTTCGAGGACCGCCTCCGCATATTCGTTTCCTTCGTCCTCGAAACACCAGGACATGACGACTGAGTTGTCGACGACAAAGCGAGTGGACATCAGCGCCTGCCTTCCTCGATCATGCCGCGAATGGAAAGCCCTTCGAGGCTGCGGCCGCTTCGAAACTGCTTCAACTGGTCGATGACCTCACGCACGGGAGTCCGTTTCGAGGAATCGGCGGGTTGCAGGGTCGCCACGTGCACACCGTGCTTTGTGATCGCTATTTTCTCTCCCCTGGCCACACGCTCCAGGAGTTGAGCGAGGTGTGTTTTCGCCTCATAGGTTCCGACTGTT is a window of bacterium DNA encoding:
- a CDS encoding sigma 54-interacting transcriptional regulator, with amino-acid sequence MKRILLPIIFSAAVLLPLSRQEARAERYFFRNYDVEEGLGSTQINSILQDRLGYLWFATTNGLIKFDGKSFTTFSTRDGLPSNNVFRIHQDSKGDFWLSFPGKGIGRFDGVNWRYYKDHFPPFVTTWSIMEDSHGNMWFATFGNGVVRFDGTNWTVFSDSVLGENRTRTVIEDSRGNIWVGLQRKGICVFDGKEWTNIKSFGPFYDSHINSIIEDKRGDIWLAGVNPFIEGTIAIKMSGDYRNASLESYTVKDGIPNGSDPVLLEDSQGRIWLAADGGLGVYDGRTWKTYNTDKGLPSNRITSLIEDSEKNIWIGTNGNGAARFSGEAFVLYTVADGLPCNSLVPMLADSRGNLWFTSENVKGAVKYDGERWTTLLSRDGKLVSCVYEDSRGGLWFNTSLTLHRVEGNSLRAFTTDSLWLEEVSSEDDKGNLYFTQQVGYQLRFNGRDFEEKPDKTHFSSAMKPLLFFNQQTAGGCLLSGSEEGLIVAKNFERTFLNQGMKFTAIAPDGRGGYWFGTDSGLVNPKIDDYCQYVTNHNRIESEFYSLGSTPGSNEIITLYRDRNGALWAGTGGGGISRLLDGKLTHFTTDNGLSSNVCYYIFETGAGLFFRVPLGLDRFDGKSFVTFTARNDGFFASAGIHQFSFAAVQPIEDKKGNFWFNSLHGVIKFDPSAIKRDTLPPPLYITRFRIAEKDTTLTNGLRLRYNQNSLKIDYIGISLSAPEEVVYSYKLEGLDTEWTETRLNSASYPYLPPGRYEFELRARNRDGIWNAETARLQFEILPPFWSALWFRALMLSAVLGLGWVVLNVRTRLIQKRNTELLAEITERKKVELALREKNIEVKNLKDRLQAENIYLQEEIKLTHNFNEIIGNSEALNKVLERVEKVAFTDSTVLILGETGTGKQLIARAVHRLSPRAYKPLVTINCASIPASLIESEMFGYEKGAFTGAVSRKTGRFELADGGSLFLDEIGELPLELQAKLLRVLQDGEFERLGSTNTIHVDVRIIAATNRDLEQEVSRGAFREDLYYRLNVYPIKCPPLREHKEDIPLLVNHFVNQFNSRIGKQISAIPQSVLDTLQAYKWPGNIRELQNVIERAVIVSSGSQLKLSECLENTSASTKQVLTLDDLDKQHIVNVMEMTGWRVRGKSGAAELLGLKPTTLEAKMVKLGVRKETPPRRKTS
- a CDS encoding type II toxin-antitoxin system VapC family toxin gives rise to the protein MSTRFVVDNSVVMSWCFEDEGNEYAEAVLESLESGEAFVPAIWPLEVGNVLLVAERKGRLSRASVVRFLSLLSGLPITVEQETPERMLNEIVSLAREHGLSTYDASYLDLTMRLDLPLATQDASLTKAAGKCKVPAFQPARAR
- a CDS encoding type II toxin-antitoxin system prevent-host-death family antitoxin; its protein translation is METVGTYEAKTHLAQLLERVARGEKIAITKHGVHVATLQPADSSKRTPVREVIDQLKQFRSGRSLEGLSIRGMIEEGRR